The sequence below is a genomic window from Chryseobacterium foetidum.
TGTATTTAAAGTAGTCACATTATAGCCACCGTTGCTCGCGCCATAAGCCAGATTTTTAAACATTAATCTTTCCTCGTCATGACTTTCACCAAATCCTACAGTGTAATTGTTGGTAAAACCGTGCGACTCGTGATCCATACGGTCAAAACTGCTGTTGTCTTTGTAACCCATTGTGTTTTGGTTGTATGGGCCATTTTGGTTGTTCCAAAGCATTACACCTTTACCTTCTGCCACTCTGTAGTTTGCCCACTGCTGCTCTTCGGCGTCAGTCCCAAGGTGCTCGAAAATCATGTAAGAATTGGGATCGATAGCCCATTGCTTGTCTGCATAATATTTCAGAACATCTACTCTGTCCTGCTGATAGGCATTGGTACAGGTTTCATCGTTTTCAGTACAGTTTTGAGTAAATCCTTTGGTTAAATCCCAACGGAAACCATCAACTTTATACTCTGTAAGCCACTGCTGAAGACATCTTTCAACATAATATCTCGTTGCAGCTGTGCTGTGGTTGAAATCATTAAAAACATTGTAAGAATGCTTCGGAACTGTATTAAAATAAGGATTATTGGCAGCAATATCGCCATAACCGTCACCATCAGGATCTACATTCCAAAGTCTTGCCAGCGGATTTCTTCCTGTTGCGTGGTTGAAGGCAACATCAAGAATAACAGCGATTCCCTGCTGATGACAAAGGTCTACGAATTCTTTAAATTTCGCCGGAGTTCCGTACGCTTTATCAATTGCATAATGAAATGATGTGTTGTATCCCCAAGAAAGATTTCCTTCAAATTCCATGATGGGCATCAACTCAATTGCATTGACATTTAAATTTTTTAAATATGAAATTTTATTAATCAGCGACTGCCAGTTTTTCTCTGCCGTGAAGTCTCTCAAAAGCAATTCATAAATGATAAGATTTTCTTTATTCGGTCTTGTGAAATTGGTTACCTGCCATGGATAAGCTGTTTCACCAGTTTTAAACATGGAAACCTCGAATCCTTGACCTGCAGGAAAAGCAGGTAAATTAGGATAGGTTGTTGCTGAAATATACTGATCGTCATAAGACGAAAGAATCTGAGGAGAAAACGGATCTGCCACTTTCTTCAAATCATTGGTTCTGTACTGGAAAGTGTACAGCTGCTGAGGCGTAAGTCCTGACAGCTCAATCCAATATAAATCCGGATTTGTGGTGTCACGCTTCATTAAATAAGTATCATTGACTGCCCAGCTGTTAAAACTTCCGATCACATGAACAAAATTCTTAAACGGAGCATATAAGGCCAGTCCTACTTTTGTCTGGTCTGTAGGGTGATAACTAATTCCCTGCTTCATCCATGTTGGAATTGCCTGCGAAACTACATTTCTCGGAGTCTGAAGAACGAAAGTTCTGTTTTTTATCGTGTTGTTGGCGTCTGTGGCAATCAGTTCCATATCCGCATCGGCAACCATTGTGTAGTTGTAAGAATATGAAGTTGACGCTGAAGAAGTGGAGCTCACAACAACACCGTTAGCCTTTAGCTGATAAGTTGCCGGCGTAGTTGCTGTAGCAGTAATGTTGATGGAACTTCCTGCAGCAACACTGGTAATGCTGTTGGCTGCGGGGCTGGTCATATTTAAAGTCAGAGTACCGACATTTACCAAAACATCTGATGTCTGACTGCTGCCTGTTTTTGTTTTCAAAAGAAAACCGATTCTTCCGATATTGGTTCTGTTGTAAAAAGTTGTTGGCGTGAATGTAAGCGAATAAGAATCTGTTCCCGAATTATAAGCCAAACGGTTTGTTTCATTAGAGTTTCCCCATGTGCCATTAGTCGGGCAATCCTGACTGTTGGCATAGTTCTGATCTAAAGACCAAGTCCAGATGTAAATTGCATTATTCGCAACACCCCATGCTGTCTCGTCAATTTGGTTTCCCGGCACCGTGAGTGTAATCTGCTGTGTTTCATTAAAAGGATTGGGCGAAATCGTGTAGGAAATCTGACCAAAAACATTAGCGATAATCAGCAGAAAAAAGGATATAAATATTTTTTTCATAAAGCTCTATTTTTAGCGAATCTACAATAAATTTTAAAACGAAAATTACTCTCATTAATATTTTATCATTTAGAGAAAATAAAAAGCCCATCCGGAGATGAGCTTCATGTAAAAATTAATGATTAAAACAGTGACTGGTGTTTATTATAAAATTTGTGTTTAGTTTTTGATGATTTTTTTTGAAACTTTCTGCCCGTTTTTAAACTGAACTTCTACGATGTAAATTCCTTTAGAAAAAGAAGTCATGTCAATTTGATTATTTCGCAATTCAACTGGCATTCTATGTCCGACAAGACTTGTTACATATACATTTTGAATTGACGAATCTGTCTTGATATTTAAAATTCCATCAGTCGGATTAGGAAAAATTCCAAATGAAATATTTTTAGAAACATCAGAAACACTTAAAGCTGAATTCGGCTTTAAACATCTTACGGAAGAGCCCTGACCTCTTGGAGCTCCTGCTGAAGGATTTCCGATGGTTGTTCCTATGTATAAATATTTCGCGCCCAAACCTGTGGGAGTTGAACTCCAGAAATACCCTCTCTGACCAACAAACCCAAAAGAACCGTCTGTAAAAGATCTGTTTCCGCCCGCGGGAAGTTTGAGTTTACTTTCATAAGCCGTTGCAGGATTATTGATTCCTTCAGCATTTTTAGCATCAGTCCAGTCGGCTTGTGAGGGCATTTGCCAGTTGGGTCCTATTGCTTTGCAAGGATCTGCCGCGTTTACAGCACTGACAGAATTTGGTGATGCTGTCCATTGATCATTCAGATCATTTCCTCCCCACCACGAACCGAGAATGAAAGACGAGGAATTACTTAGTCCATCAGGAGAATTGGGCGAAGGAACATTGGATGTTGCTGAATTTCTGGTCTGATGGCCATCATCCCATCTTCCCCACTGGAAAAGATCTCCGTACGAATCGGCATCAGAAACTGAAGTCGCCACCTGCGAACTTCCCAAATTCTGCTGAAGCCAGATTTTACCGTCTGCACCTCTTACAGTTGTATAAGTTACGGGTTGCCCTTTATAATTAAATGTTACACATCCCAGGTCGCCTACATTTGTTCCCGGATCTGTATTGTTGCATGAATTGTTTGATGATGTTGATGGAATTGTAATCCGCTTCACTTTTGTATTTCCTTCCGAATACGCCAAAACGAGATAATTATTCGCATTGTCTACAGCCAGATCATTATAAGTTGCCTCACCATCAGAGATAAAATCCCCTCCGAAAGTTGACCACGTATTTGTCGCTGTATTTAATTGATAGACTGTATTTTTCAAAAAGTTATCATTTTCCCAACGGCTTGCCACAACATAAGGTTTCCCTGCTGAAGTTACCGCCAAAGCAACGTGCTGTACTCCGCCTGAAGAAAAATAAGCGTTTCCGACCTGTTCCCATGAGGTTCCGTTAAATTTTTTAACATTAACTTTTCTGGAATTTGATGAGTTTGAAACATAAGCAACATACAGATTATTATTGGCATCAATTGCAATGTCAGAAGTATATTGCTCGCCGGAAGATGCTGCATCTACAATGCTACCACCAACTAAACTCCAGTTGTCTGAAGATGTTGCAGTAGTTGAGTTTTCGTAAACCCGTACTCCGCTTGCCACATTGGCTGTATAGACTTTATTGTTGGTTCCGATTACCATTTCTGCGAAGGCCGCACCGTTTGAAAAGCCGGCATTTCCTACCTGTTCCCATGCTCCGTTCACTAATCTTTTTACCGTTCCTGAACCCAGCGTGCTGTAAGTGAACAAAACCCCTGAAGGAGCAACCGCCGAAGCATGATAATTGATTGTAGAGGTCGCAGCACTTGGTAATTGTGTCCACGAAGTTCCGTTAAAATGACGGACTTCCAGACCGCTTCCCTGATTGGTGTAATAAAGATCGGTTCCTGCTGCGTTGATTGAAAGTGAGTTGTAAGTTGCGTAACTGTTGGTAATTCCTGCGCTTCCTCCAACGTAAGACCACGAAGTTCCGTTAAATTTCTGAACCGAACCTTTTTGAACCGAAACGTCATAATAAGAAAGATAATAATTCCCTGCGATATCAATTACTAAATTATTAAAACTGCTTCCACCCGCAGAAACACTGGCAGATGAACCAACATTTTGCCATTGCTGGGCTTTGACAAAACTATTTCCTGCAAACGATAGCAACAAAGCCGTAAAGCTCAATTTTGATACTGACGAGTATAAACTTCCAAACATAATAATCTTATTTTTATTTATTCTAAATTGACTTAATTTTTCTGCAAATTTAGATTTTGTAAATAAAAAAGACTTATCATTTCCGAAGTTTATGTTATCATACCCTGAAAATATTTTGTTTTAAATTTAAATTATTAAGAATCAGAAATTTAATCTTTTTCTTCGAAGGTAATATTCTTTGAAATTTTGTATTTTCTTTTCTTTTTGTCCGGTTTTCTGTCTTCACCCAAAAGTTTTCCCCACGCCTGAAGGCCTTCCACTCTTTCAAAAATAATCTTTATAATCGCAATTGCAGGAATGCAGAGCAGCATCCCTGAAATTCCCCAAAGATGTTCACCGATAATGATTCCGATAAAAGAAAAGAGTGCATTAATTTTGACTTTTGACCCAACTACAAACGGAAGTACAATATTCCCGTCTATCGCATGAATAATAATGTAGCCAATTGCCGTGTAAACACAGTCTGAAACTGTACCTGTAGCAAATGCGATAAAGCATGAAATTATAAGAGAGATGCAAATTCCGATGTATGGGATTACATTTAAAAGTCCTGTAAGGACACCAAGAAGGATCGCATA
It includes:
- a CDS encoding alpha-amylase family glycosyl hydrolase, giving the protein MKKIFISFFLLIIANVFGQISYTISPNPFNETQQITLTVPGNQIDETAWGVANNAIYIWTWSLDQNYANSQDCPTNGTWGNSNETNRLAYNSGTDSYSLTFTPTTFYNRTNIGRIGFLLKTKTGSSQTSDVLVNVGTLTLNMTSPAANSITSVAAGSSINITATATTPATYQLKANGVVVSSTSSASTSYSYNYTMVADADMELIATDANNTIKNRTFVLQTPRNVVSQAIPTWMKQGISYHPTDQTKVGLALYAPFKNFVHVIGSFNSWAVNDTYLMKRDTTNPDLYWIELSGLTPQQLYTFQYRTNDLKKVADPFSPQILSSYDDQYISATTYPNLPAFPAGQGFEVSMFKTGETAYPWQVTNFTRPNKENLIIYELLLRDFTAEKNWQSLINKISYLKNLNVNAIELMPIMEFEGNLSWGYNTSFHYAIDKAYGTPAKFKEFVDLCHQQGIAVILDVAFNHATGRNPLARLWNVDPDGDGYGDIAANNPYFNTVPKHSYNVFNDFNHSTAATRYYVERCLQQWLTEYKVDGFRWDLTKGFTQNCTENDETCTNAYQQDRVDVLKYYADKQWAIDPNSYMIFEHLGTDAEEQQWANYRVAEGKGVMLWNNQNGPYNQNTMGYKDNSSFDRMDHESHGFTNNYTVGFGESHDEERLMFKNLAYGASNGGYNVTTLNTALNRMKTFGATFFTIPGPKMIWQFGELGYEFSINRCPDGSINNACRTDEKPVAFTLGYDTNPNRNSIYSTWSQIINLRNIHPVFKTKTYTVESNNLTNDVDGLVTRIYLQDNTVAGMKNVVVLANYGLTTRNVVPYFPYVGQWQNLMDNSSYTVASTTAPISLEPGEFRIYGSAAGTLSTSEQNLENRLSLQIADNPVKNKMAKLMYHKVKNGEITIYDLTGKKMDSYKLKTENGILEINTNYPSGTYLVHLKSNTGVSIEKMIVK
- a CDS encoding T9SS type A sorting domain-containing protein, whose protein sequence is MFGSLYSSVSKLSFTALLLSFAGNSFVKAQQWQNVGSSASVSAGGSSFNNLVIDIAGNYYLSYYDVSVQKGSVQKFNGTSWSYVGGSAGITNSYATYNSLSINAAGTDLYYTNQGSGLEVRHFNGTSWTQLPSAATSTINYHASAVAPSGVLFTYSTLGSGTVKRLVNGAWEQVGNAGFSNGAAFAEMVIGTNNKVYTANVASGVRVYENSTTATSSDNWSLVGGSIVDAASSGEQYTSDIAIDANNNLYVAYVSNSSNSRKVNVKKFNGTSWEQVGNAYFSSGGVQHVALAVTSAGKPYVVASRWENDNFLKNTVYQLNTATNTWSTFGGDFISDGEATYNDLAVDNANNYLVLAYSEGNTKVKRITIPSTSSNNSCNNTDPGTNVGDLGCVTFNYKGQPVTYTTVRGADGKIWLQQNLGSSQVATSVSDADSYGDLFQWGRWDDGHQTRNSATSNVPSPNSPDGLSNSSSFILGSWWGGNDLNDQWTASPNSVSAVNAADPCKAIGPNWQMPSQADWTDAKNAEGINNPATAYESKLKLPAGGNRSFTDGSFGFVGQRGYFWSSTPTGLGAKYLYIGTTIGNPSAGAPRGQGSSVRCLKPNSALSVSDVSKNISFGIFPNPTDGILNIKTDSSIQNVYVTSLVGHRMPVELRNNQIDMTSFSKGIYIVEVQFKNGQKVSKKIIKN